The Rhodothermales bacterium genome includes a window with the following:
- the flhB gene encoding flagellar biosynthesis protein FlhB, with protein sequence MAEKDERTEDPTSKRKSDSRSQGQVFKSQEVLSVGMLLIGISVLAGGAGWGFERMQNIMSDLLFASSQTSLDSASVQSLFRDLILRTGAIILPFLLILMATGVVLNIAQSGWNFTAKPLAPKLKKVSIINGAKRIFSKTGLFNFFKSFLKIAIVGPIAYFHIEGLFPHILLLHTLPLPAIFSAAAVWIMGLFFKIISMLVVLSIIDVAYERFKFKENLKMSKQEVKDERKQSEGDPKVKKQRYKLAMKLLRRPRLDHAVSKADVVITNPTHYAVALRYDPGVAPAPQVLVKGIRKRALRIRDLAIAEGIPVIEEPPLARALYRSVPEEHIIPEDLYPAVATILASIYRKRKGGVPKAG encoded by the coding sequence ATGGCAGAAAAAGACGAACGCACAGAGGACCCCACATCAAAACGGAAGTCCGACTCCCGCAGCCAGGGCCAGGTCTTCAAGTCGCAGGAGGTGCTGTCGGTCGGCATGTTGCTGATCGGCATCAGCGTGCTTGCAGGCGGCGCCGGCTGGGGCTTCGAGCGGATGCAGAATATCATGTCCGACCTGCTTTTTGCGTCCAGCCAGACGAGCCTGGACAGCGCCTCGGTCCAGAGCCTCTTTCGCGATTTGATCCTGCGTACAGGCGCGATCATTCTCCCGTTCCTACTCATCCTGATGGCGACGGGGGTCGTACTCAACATCGCCCAATCCGGATGGAACTTTACCGCCAAGCCGCTGGCCCCAAAATTAAAGAAGGTCAGCATCATCAACGGCGCGAAGCGCATCTTCTCGAAGACCGGGCTTTTCAACTTCTTCAAGTCGTTCCTCAAAATTGCCATCGTCGGCCCGATCGCCTACTTCCACATCGAAGGCCTGTTTCCCCATATTCTGTTACTACACACCCTGCCGCTGCCGGCCATCTTCAGCGCGGCGGCTGTCTGGATCATGGGCCTGTTTTTTAAGATCATCTCGATGCTCGTCGTGCTGAGCATAATCGATGTCGCCTACGAGCGGTTCAAATTCAAGGAGAACCTGAAGATGTCCAAGCAGGAAGTGAAGGACGAGCGGAAGCAATCCGAGGGGGATCCGAAGGTCAAGAAGCAGCGCTACAAGCTGGCCATGAAACTGCTACGCCGGCCGCGGCTGGACCACGCCGTGAGCAAGGCGGATGTGGTGATCACGAACCCGACGCACTACGCGGTGGCGCTCCGGTACGACCCCGGCGTGGCGCCGGCGCCGCAGGTGCTCGTGAAGGGGATCCGCAAACGGGCGCTCCGCATCCGCGACCTGGCCATCGCTGAGGGCATCCCGGTGATCGAAGAGCCGCCGTTGGCCCGCGCTTTGTATCGCAGCGTTCCAGAAGAACACATCATACCCGAGGACCTGTACCCGGCCGTCGCGACGATCCTCGCTTCCATCTACCGGAAGCGTAAGGGCGGCGTCCCGAAAGCAGGATGA
- the fliR gene encoding flagellar biosynthetic protein FliR, which produces MSILDPHYLLYIFLVFVRIAGLLMASPFFEQPFIPVRVKVMLAITMAYGLAGIVPMPEGLTPTVPIALAYYVIVEALTGAVLGLAARFIFFAIRFAGDFIGFQMAFSISQVISPADGQASNPISNLLTMLTLLLFLILDGHHQVIRALNASFYVVPLAGADLHLAGPVMMSWTGDLFVTALRLAAPFMLTIFLVDMTLGIFARVAPQTEIFSLSLSLKLLVGLAITFFYVQHFLPIVPELFVQMVEDMSAMIEAIAPR; this is translated from the coding sequence TTGTCCATCCTCGATCCGCATTACCTGCTGTACATCTTCCTGGTGTTCGTACGGATCGCCGGCTTGCTCATGGCTTCGCCCTTTTTCGAGCAGCCGTTTATACCGGTGCGGGTGAAAGTGATGCTCGCCATCACGATGGCGTACGGTCTGGCCGGCATCGTGCCGATGCCCGAGGGGCTGACGCCGACGGTGCCTATCGCGCTCGCGTATTACGTGATCGTGGAGGCGCTTACGGGGGCGGTGCTCGGGCTCGCGGCGCGGTTCATCTTTTTTGCGATCCGGTTTGCCGGCGACTTCATCGGCTTTCAGATGGCGTTCAGCATCTCGCAGGTCATCAGCCCGGCGGATGGCCAGGCGTCGAACCCGATCAGCAACCTGTTGACGATGCTCACCCTACTGCTTTTCCTGATCCTGGACGGGCATCATCAGGTGATCAGGGCGCTAAATGCGTCCTTCTACGTGGTGCCGCTCGCCGGCGCGGACTTGCACCTGGCCGGCCCGGTGATGATGTCGTGGACGGGCGATCTGTTTGTGACGGCGCTGCGGCTCGCGGCGCCGTTTATGCTCACCATCTTCCTGGTGGACATGACGCTGGGGATCTTCGCCCGCGTGGCTCCGCAGACCGAGATCTTCTCCCTGAGCCTTTCGCTCAAGCTGCTGGTCGGCCTCGCGATCACCTTTTTCTACGTCCAGCATTTCCTCCCCATCGTCCCCGAGCTCTTCGTGCAGATGGTGGAGGACATGTCCGCTATGATCGAGGCCATCGCTCCCCGATAA